The following proteins are encoded in a genomic region of Elusimicrobiota bacterium:
- a CDS encoding M28 family peptidase — translation MKRRDASIAALLSLILAGSASAQTVGTVVAPRMPVGAPTLIVPGAPALGGNLSIPTLSPLSLTPLLAAPAIAPTPINALVPAALHPLPVAAAAPAALRAAKTLSGTLSAAASEGRSQAPALGAAFDGLKAASTPDAVSVPSAPSSDSFVQEARRRFTALRRSESERGTRPEGAIPSDEDMHGRMDRLPSTNPERAKFMIDLFKLGGAAGADIVLQDAGRGRNNIIVTKKGKTDRVIVIGGHYDKVSEGLGKIDNGTGATMVANLYQAMNGVETDATLVFVAFAREEEGLYGSQAYVKSLDKSKRAKIDAMINLDTLAVDGTFTWKNNSTRALLDRFAQVSRDSGHASKEDYLNGGDADSSTFRDAGIPAITLYGASQDVIFDIIHSERDTMAAFSLKHYKNAYMLVLEAIKSLDRTPLGPVGRRDI, via the coding sequence ATGAAACGCCGAGATGCCTCTATCGCCGCACTCCTCTCCCTGATCCTGGCCGGGTCCGCGTCCGCGCAGACCGTCGGCACCGTCGTCGCGCCGCGTATGCCCGTCGGCGCCCCGACCTTGATCGTTCCCGGGGCTCCCGCGCTCGGCGGCAATCTGTCGATCCCGACTTTGTCGCCGTTGTCGTTGACCCCGCTTCTGGCCGCCCCCGCGATCGCCCCGACTCCTATTAATGCGCTCGTCCCCGCCGCGCTCCATCCGTTGCCGGTCGCGGCCGCGGCCCCCGCCGCGCTCCGCGCGGCAAAAACGTTGTCCGGCACTCTCTCCGCGGCTGCGTCCGAAGGACGCAGCCAAGCTCCGGCTCTCGGCGCCGCGTTCGACGGGCTCAAGGCGGCTTCGACTCCCGACGCCGTCTCCGTTCCCAGCGCTCCATCCTCCGATTCTTTCGTCCAAGAGGCCCGCCGCCGCTTCACGGCCCTGCGCCGTTCCGAGTCCGAGCGCGGGACGCGCCCCGAGGGCGCGATCCCGAGCGACGAGGACATGCACGGACGCATGGACCGCCTGCCCTCGACCAACCCCGAGCGCGCGAAGTTCATGATCGACCTGTTCAAGCTCGGCGGCGCCGCCGGCGCCGACATCGTCCTGCAGGACGCCGGCCGCGGCCGCAACAACATCATCGTGACCAAGAAGGGCAAGACCGACCGCGTGATCGTCATCGGCGGCCACTACGACAAGGTCAGCGAGGGCCTGGGCAAGATCGACAACGGCACGGGGGCCACGATGGTCGCCAACCTCTACCAGGCGATGAACGGCGTCGAGACCGACGCCACGCTCGTCTTCGTCGCCTTCGCCCGCGAGGAAGAGGGCCTGTACGGCTCTCAGGCGTACGTGAAGTCCCTCGACAAGTCCAAGCGCGCGAAGATCGACGCGATGATCAACCTCGACACGCTCGCGGTGGACGGCACCTTCACCTGGAAGAACAACTCCACCCGCGCGCTGCTCGACCGCTTCGCGCAGGTCTCGCGCGACAGCGGGCACGCGAGCAAGGAGGACTACCTCAACGGCGGCGACGCCGACTCCTCCACCTTCCGCGACGCGGGCATCCCCGCAATCACCCTCTACGGCGCGTCGCAGGACGTGATCTTCGACATCATCCATTCCGAGCGCGACACGATGGCCGCGTTCAGCCTGAAGCACTACAAGAACGCGTACATGCTGGTGCTCGAGGCGATCAAGTCGCTGGACCGGACCCCTCTTGGCCCCGTCGGGCGGAGAGACATTTGA
- a CDS encoding CPBP family intramembrane metalloprotease — protein MRRSAAVILGIAGVIAVRVPCMLFLTRGVLAVAGAGPSEQSRALVAMACDGGMMVVLAWLAAGLLRLDRSRAFPLAWPRGAVLAGAGIGVLVAGVNALIVHRFFPQAAASSTTVATYLQGAPGPGAHLALGFGLAVFSPVVEEIYFRGLLQQGLDEAVPYAGMLAATLLFVTEHPGSLSSPAIWILGLALALIYRRTRSVSATIACHVVNNCLILYVLPLLTR, from the coding sequence ATGAGAAGATCCGCGGCCGTCATCCTGGGGATAGCGGGCGTGATCGCGGTGCGCGTCCCGTGCATGCTCTTCCTCACGCGCGGGGTGCTCGCCGTCGCCGGGGCCGGGCCGTCGGAGCAGTCCCGGGCCTTGGTCGCGATGGCCTGCGACGGGGGGATGATGGTCGTCCTGGCCTGGCTGGCGGCGGGCCTCCTGAGGCTCGACCGGAGCCGGGCTTTCCCTCTCGCGTGGCCGCGCGGCGCGGTCTTGGCCGGCGCCGGGATCGGCGTCTTGGTCGCGGGCGTCAACGCCCTGATCGTCCACCGCTTCTTTCCCCAGGCGGCCGCGTCGAGCACGACGGTCGCGACCTACCTCCAGGGCGCGCCGGGCCCGGGGGCGCACCTGGCCCTGGGCTTCGGCCTCGCCGTGTTCTCGCCGGTCGTCGAGGAGATCTATTTCCGGGGCCTCCTTCAGCAGGGCCTCGACGAGGCCGTGCCCTACGCGGGCATGCTCGCGGCCACTTTGCTCTTCGTCACCGAGCATCCCGGCTCGTTGAGCTCGCCCGCCATCTGGATCCTCGGCCTGGCGCTCGCCCTGATCTATCGCCGGACGCGGTCCGTCTCGGCGACGATCGCCTGCCACGTCGTCAACAACTGCCTCATCCTGTACGTCCTGCCCCTGCTGACGCGCTGA